The Verrucomicrobiaceae bacterium DNA window GTCTGTCTTTCACATAGCGCATGGCAGTGCTCTTCCCGCTACCCCACTCACCTATGATCGAAACGACCAATGGATCGCCAAGAGGCCTAGAAATCATCGTCTCAGCAACCCGGTCAGCAAACGGGCGGCGGCCAAAGAGATCGATCTCTGCTGGAAGGTCGGGATCGTAGTGAGACATGAGCGATTCGAGTTATTTTTGTTTCAGGAACCATGAATGGTTCGTCGCTGAAGTCTGCATCCGTTTCTGTGGAAAGTAAAAAGGCGGCTGGGAAAGCCAGCCGCCTTTAGGGAACGTTTTGCTCATCTCGCGGAGCGAGATGGCTACTTTAGCCAATGACCTCAGGCCATTCCGTATGGAACATCTGGCCTTCGGGCTTGTCGGTGCGTTCGTAGGTGTGGGCACCGAAGAAGTCGCGCTGGGCTTGGAGGAGGTTGGCGGGGAGGCGGGCGGCGCGGTAGCTGTCGTAGTAGCCGAGGGAGGCGCTGAAGGCGGGAACCTGGATGCCGTTGAGGGTGGGTTTATGATCCCGAGTTTTCGAGCCAGTGCTCAACGATCCGCAGCCAGTCCACAAAAGAGACTTCGCTCTCATGGAGCCTGAAACGGACCAGCGTCGGCGGCACGGCGGCCAAAAAATCCTGATACTGGCGAATCAGGGCTTTGCTTCCTGGTAGTGGCGAGGCTGTGGCTGAGGAGGCGTTCAGCCAATCACGCACGGCACCAATGAGCCGCAGTGGATCATTGCCATGAGCCTTGATGTCTTGCCCGGCAATGTCCGAGACGAACTTTTGATAACGAAATCGCTCCACATCGAGAATGAGCGTTCGCTTCCGCCGCTGTGCAATGTTTCCAAAACGGGCAGCTCCAAGGAATAAACCGAGTTCCAGTGGCATGTTAAAACGGGGAAGCCCGTTGATTGCGTCCAGAGAGGTGCGTGAAATGTCGTGCAGGCCATATCGGCAGGATTCGATCAAGCGGAGGATTTTACTCAGCCTCACTTCTCCTGCGTCCACGACCTCCAGCGCACAGCGGGCCTTATAGCCACAGGCATGGATGGCGAAAACCATGGCGCGGAGCAAGGGAAGGTGCTCGTCATCGAAGGGGCAGTTGATGAACACCTGCCGATCATAGTCCGCTATAGGAGTTTTCATTGCCCTTCTGGGTGAATGGTTCAGGCTCTGGTCGCCTTGGCTTCACGCACGATGCGTTTGATCAAACCCAGGGGGAGATTGCCTTTGGCTGTCACTGGCATGAGCTGAACTTTCACGCCGCCAATCACCGTGAAGCGCTGTTTGGGTGTAAGGCGCTGTTTGCGGATGTTTTTAAGACTTTGGGTGGCTTTCACGCTTTATAAATACCTTGATGGAGAGCAGGCGGCAAGACCGGTTTGAGCCCTGAAGTCAAAAGTTCATAAAAAAGCGGCTGAGTTGCCTCAGCCGCTTTCAAAGTTGTCCAGTTGCTGTGCAACTGGGGTTGGAGTTCGAGTTGCGCAGCAACTCGGCTACTTTAACCAATCACCTCAGGCCATTCCGTATGGAACATCTGGCCTTCGGGCTTGTCGGTGCGCTCGTAGGTGTGGGCACCGAAGAAGTCGCGCTGGGCCTGGAGGAGGTTGGCGGGGAGGCGGGCGGCGCGGTAGCTGTCGTAGTAGCCGAGGGAGGCGCTGAAGGCTGGAACCGGGATGCCGTTGAGGGTGGCGATGCTCACGACTTCACGCCAGTTTTGCTGGGTCTTGCTGAGCACGTCTTTGAAGAACGGATCGAGCATGAGGTTGGCCAGATTGGCGTTGGTGCGATACGCGTCGGTGATGCGGTTGAGGAAGCGGGCGCGGATGATGCAACCGCCGCGCCAGATGGCGGCGATGCGGCCGAGGTCGAGCTTCCAGTCTTTCTTCGTGCCCATGGTTTGGATGAGGTCGAGACCCTGGGCGTAGCTGATGATCTTGGAGGCGTAGAGGGCGTCGTGGACCTTTTTGACGAGCTCCTTCTTGTCGGTGGTGATGTTGACGGTCGGGCCGGTGAGCTGGGTGCTGGCGGCGACGCGTTGCTTCTTCTGACTGGAGAGGATGCGGGCCTCGACGGCGGCGTTGATGGTGCTGACCACCACCGCGTTTTCGGCGGCGTTGAGCAGCGTCCATTGGCCGGTGCCTTTCTGGCCGGCTTTATCGACGATGAGTTCGACGACGGGCTTGCCGGTCTCGGGGTCTTTTTGCTCCAGGGCCTTGCCAGAGATCTGGATGAGGTAGCTGAGGAGGTCGCCCTCGTTCCACTCGTTGAAGATGGCGGCCATCTCGTCGGTGGTGAAGCCGGCGTGCTTGAAGATGTTGTAGGCTTCGCAGATGAGCTGCATGTCGCCGTATTCGATGCCGTTGTGGATCATCTTCACATAGTGACCGGCACCGCCGGGGCCGATGTGGATGACGCAGGGCTCGCCATCGACCTTCGCGGCGATGGATTCAAAGATGGGCTTCATGACTTCCCAAGTGGAAGCAGGGCCGCCGGGCATGATGGAGGGGCCTTTGCGGGCACCTTCTTCACCGCCGGAGACGCCTGCGCCGATGAAGCGGAGGCCTTTTTCGGCGAGGTAGGCGTCGCGACGCTCGGTGGTCTGGTAGAAGCTGTTGCCACCGTCGATGACGATGTCGTCCTTGTCCAAAAGCGGGATGAGTTGCTCGATCACAGCGTCCACGGCGTCGCGGTCGGTGTCCTTCACGGCGGTGGATTTCACCATGATGTGGATTTTGCGCGGGGTGGCCAGGCTCTGGACGAATTCTTCCAGGGTGTGGGCACCGACGAGGGCCTTGCCGGGGTGTTTGGCGATGAATTCATCCGTCACGCTGGTGGTGCGGTTGAAGACGCTGACCTGAAAGCCGCGGCTTTCGACGTTGAGAACGAGGTTTTGGCCCATCACAGCGAGGCCGATCAATCCGAAGTCACTTTTTTTGCTCATAATTTGGGGGCCGAGCCATACCCCCCCTACCCGCTTTGGCAAAGGAGATTTTCCTCATGGAGGGCATGAAGGAGACAGATGGATCAGCGCAAGCCGGCCTCGGCGAGGCGCTCCTGCATGTCGGCGGCGAGGAGCTGGGTCTGGATGCCTTCGATCTTGCCCTGGATGAATTGATCGAGGTTGTAGAGGGTGACCTCGATGCGGTGATCGGTGACGCGGTTCTGGGGGAAGTTGTAGGTGCGGATTTTTTCCTCGCGTCCGCCGCCGCCGATGAGCTGGCGGCGATTGGCGGAGTATTTGGCGGCTTCTTCTTGCTGCTTCTTTTCCAGGAGGCGGCTGCGCAGGATGCCGAGGGCCTTTTCTTTGTTTTTGATCTGACTGCGGCCGTCCTGGCAGCGGACGATGGTGCCGGTGGGGATGTGGAGGACCTGTACGGCGGAGTCGGTGGTGTTCACGCCCTGTCCGCCTGCGCCGGAGCTGCGGCAGACTTCGATGCGGACGTCTTCGGTGCGGAGCTCGATATCGACTTCCTCTGCCTCTGGGAGGACGGCGACGGTGGCGGCGCTGGTGTGGATACGGCCCTGCGCCTCGGTGGTGGGCACGCGCTGGACGCGGTGGACGCCGCTTTCGTATTTGAGGATGCGATAGACGTCTTCGCCGCTGATTTTGATGGTGGCCTCTTTGACGCCGCCGACGTCGGAGGAGCTGGCTTCGAGGGTTTCGACCTTCCAGCCGCGATTTTCTGCAAAGCGGGTGTACATGCGCATGAGGTCGCCTGCAAAGAGGCTGGCCTCATCACCACCGGTGCCTGCGCGGAACTCCATGAGCACGTCGCGGCCTTCGAGCGGGTCTGGGGGCAGGATGTACTCCTGGATCTGCTTTTCGAGCTCGATGAGCTGTGCTTCGAGCAGGGGGATCTCTGCCTGGGCCATCTCGGCGAGGTCTTTGTCATCGAGAGACTTCGCCATGTCGCGGTTCTCGCTGAGTTCGGTCTGGGCCTTCTGGTAGGCATCCCAGGCGGACATGAGCTTCTGGAGCCCGCGGTGCTCGCGGAGCAGGTCGCCTGCCTTTTTGGCGTCGTCGAAGAAATTCGGCCTGCCGATGACGTCCTCGAGATCGGCAAAACGGGTGCGCTTGGCGTCGATGATGGGGGCGTAGTTCATTTAGGTTCTCGATTCTCTGATTGGAAAAACAAAACGGTGCCGCACGCGAGGCGAGGCACCGTTTTGGCTAAAAGGAGGGGCTGTGAGGCTAGGAAGCGGACACATCCGAGGGCTTCGGAGCGGTGCGGCGTGCGCGGGTGCTGCCGTAGCGCTGGGCGAACTTGTCCACGCGGCCTGCGGTGTCGATGAAGCGCTGCTCGCCGGTGAAGAAGGGATGGCAGGCGGCACAGATACCGATACGGAGATTCTGCACGGTGGAGATGGTGTCATAGACGGCCCCGCAGGTGCAGGTGATCGTCGTTTCAAAGGTCTTCGGGTGGGTGCTTTCTTTCATGGTGTGGTAGTAGCCACGGTGATCGGCGAGGGGTGGGTTCTTTCGCCGGGGCGTGGGGGCATGGATGTTAGAGGAGTTTGCCCCGCCGTCAACCGCCAAGGCGGCACGGCCTGGAAAGGCCTCTGGATAGCCCCCTGGAATGCAGGGACGGCCCCGGTAGGTGAAAGCTGCCCCGCCTTGACCTAGAGAGCTGCCCCGGCATCATCGCTTACTCCATGCGCCTGCCCTTTCTCCAGCCCCGACTTTTCTCCATGATGGCGTGGGGTCTGCTGGCAGCGCCTACCTGCACTCTCATGGCGGAAGATCACCTGCGCATCGGCATCATCGGGCTGGATACCTCCCACGCGGAGCAGTTCACCCTCCGGCTCAATGACTCGGCCAATCCGAATCACATCGCTGGTGGCCGCGTGGTGGCCGCCTTTCCCACGCCTAGCGCCGACCTGCCAGAGAGCCGCGACCGCGTGGAGGGCTTTACCAAAATCGTGCGGGATAAATACGGTGTGCGCATCGCCAGTAGCATCGCCGAGGTCTGCGGCAGTGTGGATGCCATCATGCTCCTCGTGCTCGATGGCCGTCCCCGGCTGGAGCAGATGCGGCAAATCCTCGCCTTTAAAAAACCTGTCTTCATGGACAAACCCGTCGCTGCATCGCTGAAGGACGCTGTAGCGATCTACAAGCTGGCCGAGGAGGCAGGCACCCCCGTCTTCAGTGCCTCCGCACTGCGCTGGTATCCCGGCGTGGTGGAGGTCGCCACGGCGGAAAAGGAGCCGCCCGCCGCCGCTATCTCCTACGGTCCTGCCCACATCATGGAGCATCACCCCGATCTGTTTTTTTATGGCATCCACCCCGCAGAGGCACTCTTCACCGTGATGGGCAGCGGATGCCGCTCCGTCAGCCGCGTCACCACGCCAACACTATCTGTCATCAATGGCGTGTGGGATGGTGGGCGCATCGGCACCCTGCATGCCATCCATGAAGGGGCCAAGGACTACCGCCTCATCCGCTTCGGGCGTGAGGTGATCACCGAGCAAAAAACAGGCGGGGACTACACCCCACTGCTGCGCGAGATCATGAAGTTCTTTAAAACACGACAGGCTCCCGTCACCGCACGCGAGACACTCGAGATCTACGCCTTCATGGAGGCCGCAGAGGAGAGCAAACGCCGCAATGGAGCCACCATCCAGCTCCGTGAAGTATTGCTCAAAGCGAGTGCCCCCGAAGCCTGGCTACCCGCCGCGCCCACGCCCACCACCGCGCCCCAGCCTACCACCAAGAAAAATCTCCCCAAAGCCGGAGATAGCTGAGGGAGGAGGCGGGAGATCACTCCTCACGCACACGCAGATCCAGACTCGGGGTAGGGGGGGCAGCTTTCGGCTTCAGCGCGAGCTGGCGCAGTGTCCAGGAGCCCACATTGCCAGCATCCGTCAGTGACTCATGCACCGCCACCGTATCCACCGTGGTGAAAAGGGTGAGCATCGGATACTGCGGCAGCAGGCGGTCCTCTAGCTGGCGCACACGCGCTGCCGCCGCTGCAGGCTCGAACTCCGTCGCAAGTGCCTCCAGCAGCAGATCCGTCTGAGCGTCCTCGATGCCGCAAAAATTCGTCCCACCTGCACGCGCCTGGGACGAGTGCCACCACGGAAACTGGTCCCACGAAACCTCGAACCGCTGCTCCACCAGCACCGCATCGAACTCATGCTCCCTCAGACGCCGCTCTAGCTCGTCCGCCTTCGCCGCACGCTCGACGTGCAGCTTCACCCCCAGCACCCTCCACTGAGCCGCCAGCTGCTGCGCCGTCTTTTCCGCCACCGCATCCCCTTGGATGATCAGAAGGGAAAACTCCATCATCCCATCTGGTCCGCGTAAAACACCATCCACACCTGGCAACCATCCTGCCGTCTGTAGGCGCTTTTTTGCATGCTGCGGCGCATACGCCAGACGTGGGGCCCGCGTATGCAGCCACATACCAGGCGGAAACAGGCTCGCATCTGCCACCGTCTGCACCCCACCGATCTGGCTGATAATCGACGGCACATGGGTGAACTCCGCCAGCGACTCACGCACCAGTGCATCACGCAGCGGGCCTTTCCGAGTATTCCATAGCACCACGAGCCGCCGGTGCGGAGGCGTGAGGCAAGTACGGAGTCTCTTTTCTCCCGCCACACTCTGCCCCGGCCAAATCAGATGCGCAGTCCGCGTCGCTAGGCCGATCTGCGTCATCAGCGGCGACGCCGAAAAGTGAAACACCAGACTACTCGCATCCAGCGCCTGATTCGCCGGCAAAAGAGCGAGCGTGCGTGAATCAAGCTGACTGAGATGGAAGGCCCCCGCCCCAGGTGGAGGATGCTGAGTGAAGGCCGCATCATCACCACCGCCATGAGCCTGCCACCACGCCGCAGGCAGCACCGGCAAATCAGTCCATCCACACAGCGCCGGCCCGTAGCGACTACGGAAGACCACATGCAGTTGCATCCCCCCATTTTGCACCACCAAAGCCTGAATATGGCGTAGAGCCTCGCGATTGGGCAGCAACCAGGGGCGACTCCGCACCTCCTCGATCGTCGTACGAGCATCCTCCGCCGTGACAGGCGTCCCATCATGCCAAGTCAAACCGTGGCGGATATCCAGATCCAGCACCGGCTCACTCAAAGCCACCGTCTCACCGATCAATCGAGCCCGCACCTCACTCTCCGAGCCATCATGCAGCACACGGCGCAAAGCATCGACAAGGAGCCGCGTAGGGCTACGGACCACGATCTCCACAGCGCGGTCGTTTTCATACCACACACGGCAGATCTGGCTCGCAGCTCCCTCCTGGGTCAAAAACTGCCGCATCGACTCCCGAATCGGCTTATCAGCCTCAAAGCGCCAAAACTCCAGCACACTGGGTTGAAGTGAAGAAATGACCTCCAGCGCCTGCGCCGTCCCAGCATGCGTAGGGTCAGAAAAATTCATCACCAGACTGCCACCCAAAACACGCACCGTGCTCAGGTGCCACAGCGCCCAGACATTTTTCTCCGTCAATTGAGCCTGCAGCATCTCCTGCGCCCTCCTCGCTGTCGCCTCATCTCCGAACCAACACGTCACATCCTGCGACCAGCGCCAAAGCTCTGCCAAAGCCGGCTGCAAGGCCCCATCCGCCCCGATGCGCATCAGCGGCTCGTGCACCAGATCGATCATCTGTCGTTCTGCCTCGCTCTGCGGGGAATAGGGGTGCATCGCAGGCAGCGCCTGTGTCATCATCGCCGCCAGATGCCCTCCCGCGCTACCGCGAGCCCGCTTCGCCTGACCCGCCGCCCACCAAGTCACCGCCAGCACAGCCAGCGGGAAACCAAACAGAAAAGCGCGAAGAAAAAGCATCCAGGCATCTATCTCCATCGATCGGGTAGAGCAAGCATGGACAGCCAGAAGAAGGCCACCGCCCCAGACTCATGCTGACTGAACAGTTTGCAGGAGACTGCTCAATCGCCGCTGCGCATTCCGCGCAAACCATGGCGTGAGAAATGCAAACTCAGCCCTTCAGCGTCATCAGATACGCGAGCAGATCGGCCACCTGCTGATCCTGCAAGCCATCGAGCAGCCCCTCTGGCATCAGGGAGCGGCGGATGTATTTCGTGCTGCGGATGTCGGCCTTATTGATGCGGCGGTCGGGCAGGCCTGGCTGGCGGATGATGGTGGCGTCCTTGTCCTCGCTGACGAAGAAGGCGTCGATGAGATCGCCGTTCTTCATTTCCACGCGGAAGATGCGGTATCCGGGCTCCATGGCCGCGTTTGGCGTCAAAATGTTGCGCAAAACAGCCTCCAACCCCATCGCACCCGCGCCAGAGAGGTTCGGGCCGATTTGGCCGCCTGCGCTGCCGATTTGGTGGCAGGCCATGCACAGTGCCGAAAGCGCCTTTCCAGCCTCCGCGTGGCCTTTGGCAGCCAAAGCAGTGTATTTAGCAAACTTGGCATCCAGAGCCTTCGCCGCCTCTTCCGTGAGCAGCGGCGGTGTGTCGATGGTTTTGGCAATGCGGGCACCTTTGCCGAGTTTTTCACCGGCTTTGAGATAAGTCGTAAAGGTCTTATCCGGCCTATAGGACCTATCAAAGCCGTTCCGAATCTCCGCCGCGCTCCGCGCCACTTTCCACACCCGGAACTCCATCATCGCACCCTCGGTGCCTTTGTTGGGGCCGCTCCAGCCGATCTGGCAGTTTTCCCACTTCTGCGGGGCGGGCTTGGTGCCTTCGGCATCGAGCTCGCCGTTTTGGTAGATGCGGAAGTGGCCTTTTTCATCGCGGGTGACCGCCACATGCGTCCATAGATCGGGCGTCATCGGTTTATTCGCCACACACACATCGCGCAGCTCGGAGCCGGCATAGACGCGGAACTTGCCGCCGAAGAAATTCATGTCCACACCGCCCTTCACACCGAGCAGACCGTCCTCATTGCCGATGCCCGGCGCGAGCCGCACCCAGGCCTCGACAGTGAAGGCACCATCGAGCGTGATCTTGGAATCGACCAAAGCGCTGTCCTGCCCATCGAGCAGCAAGACCTCGCGGAAGATGCCACCGAGCTGCTGCTGGAGTTTTGTGATGGCCGGATCATCGCCAAGCACGGTGGCGAGTCGCTCAACGGTGGGGCCGTCGAGGTCGGCCTGCGGCAGCGTTTTATCGAGCAAAGCGGCCACGATGGTCTTCGCACCGGCTTTGCTGCTGGCAAGCACACTCAGTGTCGGGCGGCGAACCGATGGCTCGATGGAGGCGTAGAGCTTCAGATATTCTCCGGGTGCGTTTGGATTTCTCGACGAAGCGAGAGCTGCAATCGCGTTGATGCGAATCTGGTTATAAGGCGACTTAGCGAGCGCGACGAAAAGGTCGCTCGCCTCACTTTTCATTTCCGCCAATGTCGCGAGAGCAAGACCTATGCTGTCCGGCTCCGAGCCAAGGGGAGCTTTGGGATCATCCATAGGAAGCCTCAGGTCCTTAATGCCGTTTTTGGCAACAGTCTCTTTTAATGCGGCCGTGAGTTCGGCTTCGACATCTGTGAGGTTAAAACGACTGACAAGTTGTAGCGCTGCTTTAAATGCATCCTGATCACGCACTTTGATTGTGTACACGGCGCGCCCGCTTTGAAGTACTTCCATCTCTTTCGTTGCCTTCAGCAGCGATCTTGCTGCATCATTGATAAATGGCGCGATCTTCATGGGATCGAGCTTCGTGCTGTGGACGAGCAGCTTCTCGACAACGGAGGCCCGTGTCTTCGGACTCGCCAGCAACGCCTTCAAAGAATCCCCACACCCGTTTTCCCCTGGGAACTGGGCGAGGCGGAGGAGTTCTTCGTCATTCGGGGCGCGGTCGAGCTGCGGGAGCAGTTTGGCGACACGGGAAGCGCTGGCCTTCGGCTCCAAGGCGAGCGAGGCAAGCACGCGGGCCTCGACGGGCAGTTTCGCGGCGGCTTCGGAGTCGAGGAACCTCGCGACGACATCGGGATGACGCTCCAGGAACATGCGGACGAGGAAGCGCTCGAACTCGCGGTCGTAGGCCTCGCGCACGGGCAGCTGCTTGTTGCCGCGCGTGGAAGCGATGGTGGGGCCGTTGGTGAGGCTGGGTTTGGCGAAGGAGAGGAGTGCGGAGATGTTTTGATCGGACAGATTCCGACCGATCTGACTGATCTGGCTGAATTGACTGCTGGCGAGATACTCTTGAGCGGCGAAATGGGTCGCGGGGAGCTGTTTGCGGTCGAGAAGCTCCTGCCATGCCAGATGCGCCTTTGCGACAGGCTCAGTGCCAAGGGTCGCAACAAGCTCCTCGGTGCTCAGCTTCGTGAAGTCCGGGATCGTACGGTAGCCATCTCGCTCCGCGAGATGAGCAGAGGGCTTGCTTTCGGAGCTGGCGGGTGATTTGGCGGCAACGGGTGTTGGCGGTGCGCTTGGCTCATCTCGCGGAGCGAGATGGCTACTTTGCTTCGCCTTCACCCGCCAAATGCGTCCCCGCGTCTTGTCGCGGTCAGGATGCGCGCGTGGCACCTCATTGTGGGAGATGATCTTGTTGTACCAATCGACGATGTAGATGCAGCCGTCGGGGCCGTTGGTGAGGGCGACGGGGCGGAAGAAGGGATCGTCGCAGGTAATGAGGTCGGGGAGTTGGGCGAGCTTCCAATACGCGCCGTCGCGATGCATGGCGATGGTTTGAATCTTCGAGGTGATGGGATTGGCGACGGCCATCGAATAGGTGGGCGGCGCAGAGTTGCCTTGTTGCTGTGCAACAAGAGCTCCCTGTTCCGCAGGAACAGGGCTACTTTTCAGCGGGCCGCTCTCGATGAGCGCCAGGCCGCTCAAGCCCGTGCCGCCCATGCGGAACTCGGCCTGAGGCGGGAAATCGGGTTGATAGCTCTTTTTGAGGGCCTCCATGCCGCCGGGGTAGTAGGCGTATTCGTGGAAGGGCATGACCGGGTAGCCGTAGTCGTTGGCTTCCTGGATGAAGGTCTCGCCTTCGCCGGTGATGACGAGGCCCCAGATGTTGTTCGGGCCGGTGCTGATGACCTCGAACTCGCTGCCATCGGGCCTCATGCGGGCCATGCTGCACTTGGGCCAATCGACGACGACATCGCTGCCGGGTTTGTGGACTTTGCTGTTGTTGAAAAGGCCCTGCGCCATCCAGATCCAGCCGCCGGGTGCGCGGGTGAACTGATGCGGAAACAAATGCGAGTCCTGCACGCCGAAGCCGGTGAGGATGACGTCAAAGGTGTCCGCTTTGCCGTCGCCATTCGTGTCTTTGTAGAGCTTCAAATCGTGACCGTGCTGCACGTAGCAGGTATCGCCCGCGCCCCAGGGCAGGATGCCGAGCGGGATGGCGAGGCCGTCGGCGAAGACGGTGGGGTTCGTGAGTCCACCCGCGGGAATCTTCGCGTTCAAAGACTCCCGCGGATAGACGAGCACTTTGTCCTTGCCCTTGCCCGCATACACCGCCTCAGCAGCAGCGGGGTTTTCATTTGAATCGACAGGATACTCCAGCGCCGTCTGCGTCCACAGGCGGCCGCGTTGATCGAAATAGACGCTGACGAATTTGCCCAGGCCTTCGCTTTCCTGCACGATGAGTTCGATTTCGTAGCCTTCGGGGAGGTGGAAGAGCTTTTGCTGCTCTTCGGCGGTTTTGGAGGTGCCTTGGACGTTGTTGTAGGAGATGTCGCGTTTCGGCTTCGCGGCATCGGCCTGAGGTTTTGGCGGCAGTTTGGCCTTCATGCCTTCGATGCCGCCGATGCTCTGCCATGTGGGCGCACCGGGCGTGGCGGGGAGTTCTTCGATGGTGACGTCTTTGACCTGCACGAGGCAAACACCGCCACTGTGCACCTGCGGGGCGATGTGGCCGTCGAGCGCGATGTTCGGGTCAGTCTCGGTGTAGTCCATGCAGTGGACGCCATTGATCCAGGTCTGGATGCGCGGCCCTTCGGCGCGGATGCGGTATTCGTTCCAGCCGAAGACGTCGATGGCTTTGTCCAGCGCCGCTTGCTGCTCGGGCGTGGGTGCCCAGATGACCTTGTTGCGGCGGTGCTCGTCGTAGATTTTGCCGAACCAGCCCGCGCCGCAGTCCACCTGGTAGCCGCTCATCGCGCCATGCTCGGCACGCACGCTGCGGATCTGGATGCCGCTATTCAGCATGCCGGTCTTCGGATCGCCGCTGACCTTGATTTTGAGCTTCATTTCGAAGTTTTGGTAACTCTTCTTCGTGCTGATGAAGTCGTTCTTCTTGATCTTTTCTGTCGTGGAGCCGCCAGTGATCACACCGTCCTCGACACGCCACATCGCGGGATCAAAGTCCCAGCCATCGAGCGTCTTGCCGTCAAAAAGGGACACGGGCTCGGCGTGAAGGACAAAAGGGACGAGAAGGACAGAAAGGAGAGCGAGGCGCATGGTGGGAATACGAGATGAAGCACGCAGGCTAGCAGGAGTGCATGCACGGTGTCATGCCCGAAATGCACCTGCACGTGCATCTCGCTCACCGCAGCGGTGCAGGCAGGAAATCCCAGTCGAGGACCATTTTTTCGGTGAGGGCTTTCTTCAGGTCGAATTCGATGTCTTTGAGCTGCGGGTCGCCGGAGAGGTTATTGAGCTCGCCGGGGTCGTTTTGGAGGTCGTAGAGCTCAAAAGTAGGGCGTGGGGTGGTGAAGTAGGCTCTCTCATGCTCGGGGCTGAGTTTGCCCGCGGTGTGGGCGGCGACGATTTCTCTCCAGCTCGGATCTTCTTTGCTATCGACGGGGGCGACAGCGCCGTGCGGGGTGCAGTTGTAGATGAGCTTGTAGCGATCACTGCGCACGCAGCGGGCGAGGTCGAAGACGTTCGCAGTGATGTCGGGCTTCATGCCGCCATCGCCGCCGTGCGGGCCGCGCTCGGCGAAGATGTGCTGGCGTGGCTGAAAGGGCTCGCCACGCAGTTGTTTGAGGAAGCTGATGCCGCTCATGCTTTTCGGCGCGGTGACGCCTGCGACATCGAGCATGGTGGGGGTGAAATCTTCGCCAGAGAGCAGGTTGTGGGCTTTTTGGCCGGGTTTGACGATGCCGGGCCAGCGGACGATGCAGGGTGTATTGATGCCGGGATCGGTGAGGTAGCCTTTGCCGTGTGGCATGGCCATGCCGTTGTCGCCGATGAAGATGACGAGCGTGTTTTGGGCGAAGCCGCGTGCTTCGAGCGTGTCGAGCACGGTTTTCACGTCTTCGTCGAGGTGCTCGACTTCTTGGAGGTAGTTCGCGAGGTCGGCCCGCACGCCGGGGAGATCAGGGAGGTGCGGCGGGAGGGTGATTTTTGCGGGGTCGAGTTTTCCTTTGGATGAAACGGTGTTCCAGACGTGGTGCGGATCGCTGAAGCCGAGCCAGAAGAACCAGGGCTTCTCTTTCGGAGCGAGGTCGAGGA harbors:
- the gnd gene encoding decarboxylating NADP(+)-dependent phosphogluconate dehydrogenase: MSKKSDFGLIGLAVMGQNLVLNVESRGFQVSVFNRTTSVTDEFIAKHPGKALVGAHTLEEFVQSLATPRKIHIMVKSTAVKDTDRDAVDAVIEQLIPLLDKDDIVIDGGNSFYQTTERRDAYLAEKGLRFIGAGVSGGEEGARKGPSIMPGGPASTWEVMKPIFESIAAKVDGEPCVIHIGPGGAGHYVKMIHNGIEYGDMQLICEAYNIFKHAGFTTDEMAAIFNEWNEGDLLSYLIQISGKALEQKDPETGKPVVELIVDKAGQKGTGQWTLLNAAENAVVVSTINAAVEARILSSQKKQRVAASTQLTGPTVNITTDKKELVKKVHDALYASKIISYAQGLDLIQTMGTKKDWKLDLGRIAAIWRGGCIIRARFLNRITDAYRTNANLANLMLDPFFKDVLSKTQQNWREVVSIATLNGIPVPAFSASLGYYDSYRAARLPANLLQAQRDFFGAHTYERTDKPEGQMFHTEWPEVIG
- the prfA gene encoding peptide chain release factor 1, translating into MNYAPIIDAKRTRFADLEDVIGRPNFFDDAKKAGDLLREHRGLQKLMSAWDAYQKAQTELSENRDMAKSLDDKDLAEMAQAEIPLLEAQLIELEKQIQEYILPPDPLEGRDVLMEFRAGTGGDEASLFAGDLMRMYTRFAENRGWKVETLEASSSDVGGVKEATIKISGEDVYRILKYESGVHRVQRVPTTEAQGRIHTSAATVAVLPEAEEVDIELRTEDVRIEVCRSSGAGGQGVNTTDSAVQVLHIPTGTIVRCQDGRSQIKNKEKALGILRSRLLEKKQQEEAAKYSANRRQLIGGGGREEKIRTYNFPQNRVTDHRIEVTLYNLDQFIQGKIEGIQTQLLAADMQERLAEAGLR
- the rpmE gene encoding 50S ribosomal protein L31, with product MKESTHPKTFETTITCTCGAVYDTISTVQNLRIGICAACHPFFTGEQRFIDTAGRVDKFAQRYGSTRARRTAPKPSDVSAS
- a CDS encoding Gfo/Idh/MocA family oxidoreductase, which gives rise to MAEDHLRIGIIGLDTSHAEQFTLRLNDSANPNHIAGGRVVAAFPTPSADLPESRDRVEGFTKIVRDKYGVRIASSIAEVCGSVDAIMLLVLDGRPRLEQMRQILAFKKPVFMDKPVAASLKDAVAIYKLAEEAGTPVFSASALRWYPGVVEVATAEKEPPAAAISYGPAHIMEHHPDLFFYGIHPAEALFTVMGSGCRSVSRVTTPTLSVINGVWDGGRIGTLHAIHEGAKDYRLIRFGREVITEQKTGGDYTPLLREIMKFFKTRQAPVTARETLEIYAFMEAAEESKRRNGATIQLREVLLKASAPEAWLPAAPTPTTAPQPTTKKNLPKAGDS